One genomic window of Gammaproteobacteria bacterium includes the following:
- a CDS encoding transposase, translating to MGRSRYKITDPQQPHFVTLTVLHWIPVFTRPESVNILLDSLRFLSKDGLKVYAWVVLENHCHFVLQSKALDHDIARLKSWTAKNLIQYLAAHNVRQILDQLAFYKKAHKGDRAYQFWQEGVHPELIQGENMMRQKIDYIHQNPVKRGYVDQAEHWRYSSARDYADVPGLLEVSTAW from the coding sequence ATGGGCAGAAGCCGCTATAAAATCACTGATCCACAGCAACCGCACTTTGTCACCCTGACAGTGTTGCACTGGATACCTGTCTTCACACGCCCAGAAAGTGTCAATATCTTGCTCGACTCTCTACGATTTTTAAGCAAAGATGGCCTTAAAGTGTACGCATGGGTGGTATTAGAAAACCATTGTCACTTTGTGTTGCAAAGCAAAGCCTTAGACCATGATATTGCCCGATTGAAATCATGGACGGCGAAAAACCTGATTCAATATCTTGCTGCACATAATGTCAGGCAAATTCTGGATCAGCTGGCTTTTTATAAAAAAGCACATAAAGGTGATCGTGCCTACCAGTTTTGGCAAGAGGGTGTCCATCCTGAGCTGATTCAAGGGGAAAATATGATGCGACAGAAGATTGACTATATTCATCAAAATCCAGTCAAACGGGGTTATGTTGATCAAGCAGAGCATTGGCGTTATTCCAGTGCGAGGGATTATGCCGATGTGCCTGGATTGCTAGAGGTTAGTACAGCATGGTAG